The window tacatcaggagtctatggattaaaaaaacaatatgttattagttcattgtaagccgctttggggctgcgcATCTGTGGCAAatggcggggtataaatgatctaaaataaataaataacaatatgtaaaagaaatgaaatgtaaaacataaaaacacaatgaaaacagaaaacataaacatatgtaagtgaacaaatatataaaatcaatgatagaaatataatatataaaatatagatGTGTACATTATACTCCCTCTGTTTCTGATATAAATGCAACATATATTAAATTAATAGGTTTTCCATGAAGGACCTGATAGAATATCGTAACAGGATTGATTATTGAATCATTAATGTGACACAAAGGTATTGATTAAGCATGGGAACACCTTTGAccttatataaaaaaacaaactttgtttcatttttttactACTGCTGTGGTCCGGTCTTTGGAAATCTTGGTTCACATTCCCACTTCCCTCTTTTGAAGGAGCAGTTACACCATGGACCTATACAAAGCCTAATATAGGCGCAGGAGAAGCTTAGGTATCATTCTAAAGATCTAAGTTCAAAAAATAAATTTAGGGTGGAGAGGGTGGGGTGCTTCAATTTCTTTTTGCTTTTATGCCAAACGCAATATATATGATATACGCTGAACTCAAACCAGCCTGGAACTGGCCATGAACTGGTAGCTGTCTGTATTGAAGGCACTGGTTGGTGATGTGAGTTCTTGAAATGCCTCCAACGTGTTATGTGCTTCGGTTATTCTGGTTCTGAATCAACATCTGTTCTTCCTCATTGGTATGGTAAGCTCAGTTGCATACGGAAGAAGGGTCAGCTCCGAAGCAGGGAAGCCAGAAAACAGACACTGctggtttgtttggggttttttttttttttttgatgaacCCAACTGGAACATGCTGTTTCACACCAAAATCTCCTTTGCCCAGTGCTTCTCTCCCGTGAAATTTcgacatgtgtaaatttagaaataaaaattagcaagtaactactactactacttatcatttctaaagcgctactagacgtacacagcgctgtacacttgaacatgaagagacagtccctgctcgacagagcttacaatctaattaggacagacaaacaggacaaacaagagataagggaatattaaagtggggatgataaaataagggttctgaacaagtgaataagggttaggagttaaaagcagcatcaaaaaggtgggcttttatcttagatttgaagacggccagagatggagcttgtcgtaccggctcaggaagtctattccaggcatatggtgctgcaagataaaaggaacagagtctggagttagcggtggaggagaagggtgcagataagagagatttacccagtgaactgagttcctggggaggaacgtagggagagatgagagtggagaggtactgaggagctgcagagtgaatgcatttataggtcagtaagaggagttttcactggcttcctatccgtttccacatacagttcagtGACTTGAAACAAGTTGTAGGTAATACCATTTTGTtattgcccagtgtgtggcggcggccacaaaaaaaaacagggattattaggagagggatgcaaaaataagaccaaaaaatattataatgcctctgttgctccgtggtgcgacctcaccttgagtatagcATTCAATCCTTGTcgctgaatctcaaaaaagatatagtggaattagaaaaggttcagagaagagtgaccacaatgatagaggggatggaactgctcccatatgaggaaaggctaaagaagttaaggttcttcagcttggacaagagacagctgaagggggatatgattgaggtctacaaaatcctgagtgatgtggagCGGGtgaaggtgaatcaatttttcactcattcaaaaagtacaaagaccaggggacactcaacgaaACTGCATGGAAagacttttaaatcaaataggagaaaatattttttcactcaaagcatagttaagctctggaacttgttgccggaggatgtggtaacagcagttagtgtatctgggtttaaaaaaggtttggatgatttcCATTGCGGTATGTTacgtttttaataaataaataaataaatatctccatTTAGAAAAACCTTCCAAGAAATTTAAAGCAAGCCAAAAGGGTGACTTCTTTTCCGTGAGTTTTGGCCTTGACTAGTTTGGGTGGGAGAGGTAGAGCGATGCGGGGAGGAACTGAATGCTTCTCGCTATCTCTCTGCCATTTTTCCGATTATAATCTGATGCCAATAGGCAAGTTGCAAACCTCTCTGTTGTGGTCATGAAGGATAGGATAGCAAGAATGTAAACTATACTGACCATTGGCGCTAAATTTCGGTTTGTCTCTGGTTCATTTCATAGTTTTCCTGATTTTCACACTTCTGTCAGTTCGTTACACACATTtatctcaattttgtttttaaatgtaatgTGGATTATAGCTTTTATAACTTTCCTCTGCTATGAGCACAGGTGTTGTGTATTtcaacgggggaggggaaatcttAAAGTGTGACGttagtgagtaaaatgttgttaGTAATACTATTGAATTGTGGGTTCAATCAGGACGATCATGAATGTGACTGgctggaccgtgaaggtctttctctaccgtcatttactatgttttttaaCGTGTTAATTGACAGAATGCATTCATTcaaaggttattattattatttattatatttgtaccccgcgctttcccacacaatgcaggctcaatgcggcttacatagtaatttgaaatacaaagttaagaatagaattttcaataaaacagtagtaaaacaacgtaaagtcgggcttagtagtgtacgataagttgagctagataatatatgactaggataaaagagggtagacaggataggatagtgtaatttgggagaaaagggggtaaggagggataaaattaagtagagatggaaagagaaggatgggaggttggtatttaagtcaggacagaattgggagtggaggttggcgagattaggttgggtaggcttgcttaaagagatgagctttcagcatttttctaaagggcaagaagtcattTATTACCATTCATTAAATTGATTTAGTGTGCCCTAAAGTTTTTTTAAGGCTTGCTAATAGTAGGCAATGTGCTGAGGAAGGTACTCAGCACACATTTGGTACTAAGAGACTTTGTCCACACTATCCAGGTTGATTCTTCTAGCTTATAAACACTTCCTTGCCTCTTCTCACCCACCCCTTCCAAcacgcacacacagaaacacacatggTTAATTCAACTTTTATATTCCAGACACTTATCCAGggccacagaccccccccccgaaCCTCATACACATGTACTCTGCATCTAGCTAGTAGGTTTCAAAATTGAACGATTGTAGAGACTCCCTCCTTCAGCACGGGCTGTGAAACCTACCTACACAGTACTCCGCCAGCGCTACCAGTAATGCAAAGCACATAGGCAGAtaatgggaattgaatccaggcaTTCTGTACAGTAGTTTTGTGTACTGCTGTTGAGCTCCCAGTTCAGTCCAAAAGATGattttttttgaaagatttttaCCTACTTAAGGTTGGACTTCACTTTAATGTTGTTACAATTATTAATTCTACTGCTATGGTTCTGACAAATTAACCATTATCTTCTTTTTATATGGGTGGTTGTAACTTAGGAATGGATGGAGCAAACCGTACCGTGGTGTCTGAATTTGTCTTGCTGGGTTTCCAAGCCATGAAGGGTTTCCAAATTCCCCTGTTCTGCATCTTCTCAACTTTCTACCTGCTCATCATCGCATCCAACCTGGCAATCATAGCAATGGTCAGGGTGTACCAGCACCTCCACACTCCCATGTATTTCTTCCTGGGGAACTTTTCCATTCTAGAGGTTCTCTACACCACAGTTACTGTACCAAGGATGCTGGCTGACCTGCTGGCGGAGCAAAAAACCATTTCCTCCAAGGCCTGTGTGGTCCAGTTCTACTTTCTCTTTGTCTTTGGGGCCACAGAGAACTTACTTCTTGCCCTCATGGCATTTGACCGTTATGTTGCCATCTGCAGGCCCCTACATTATCCCACCATTATGACCAGTAAGACTTGTGGTCTCCTGGCACTGGCTGCTTGGTTGGGTGGGCTTCTAGCCCCAGCTCTTCCTGCCTGCTGGATCTCCACTTTGGCCTTTTGTACCCCCAATGAGATTGATCACTTCTGTTGTGACTTTGCCCCACTCTTGAAGCTCTCCTGCACGGACACCAGTACCAAA is drawn from Microcaecilia unicolor chromosome 14, aMicUni1.1, whole genome shotgun sequence and contains these coding sequences:
- the LOC115457216 gene encoding olfactory receptor 6N1-like, whose amino-acid sequence is MDGANRTVVSEFVLLGFQAMKGFQIPLFCIFSTFYLLIIASNLAIIAMVRVYQHLHTPMYFFLGNFSILEVLYTTVTVPRMLADLLAEQKTISSKACVVQFYFLFVFGATENLLLALMAFDRYVAICRPLHYPTIMTSKTCGLLALAAWLGGLLAPALPACWISTLAFCTPNEIDHFCCDFAPLLKLSCTDTSTKELTFLFLAWVLIWSCFLLIMTSYGLIIFSVLKIPSAEGQKKAFSTCASHLTVVGIFYSTVMFMYIRPTSTIRFRMDKVVSVFYTVITPMLNPLIYSLRNKEVKGALKRTIRRCCAPI